From Hemibagrus wyckioides isolate EC202008001 linkage group LG11, SWU_Hwy_1.0, whole genome shotgun sequence:
CATCTTCAAATGCCctgcaggaaggaaggaagatcaTGTGTAATACTCTTGGCCATGTGCCTCaagtaataaattaattacatatttaaattctatatttatattatataaaatatatattattagttGTATGGAGTACATGATAAATGCTGAAGGACAGAATATGGTAATAAATGAACATGGCTTCAACAAcctgtggcagcagcacaatgtataaaatcaagcagcaGCAGAATCTTAGTCTCAATGATTTTGGCCCAAGtctaatgtttgatgtgaaacTGTGGACTACAAGCTCAGCATTCAATACCACTTTGCCCTGTAAGCTTAACTTTGTGCTCTGGGCCTGAGGAAGCTTGGAATGAGTCCCAACATGAGTCCCTTAAatcattctacacctgcacagTGGAGAGCATCCTGACTGGCTGTATCGCCGCCTGGTATGAGAACAGCACCGTCCTGAGCCGCAGATTCTGCAGAGAGTCCAACACCTCGTCTAAGGTGAGCCTCCTTCTCTCCAGGCATTATGTGAGGAATGCACAGAGGCTCATAGACTACAGCCAGCTGAATTTTCTCACTGCTACCATCAAGCGAATGGTATCACAGCATCAGCTTCTTCTTGCAGGCCATCAGACTGATAAACTCTTACTAATTACACCACCATGTTCCATGCACTGCACTTTATCACCTGCATTTACACTGGACTCTTACTGATGGATAGTACTGATATCAGTCTCTGACTGTCCTTGTACTTTATGTGCAGTATCTTCCATGGCAACACATTTGGTCTGCATACAATGTTtgcattatttaaagaatatttaatttttgtttgcTTCAACATATGAATAATTTAgagtactgtatacacaataTTTCCTACTGTCGCTTTATGAATGTATACATTGTTTACAGTTTACTTATTTACAGTTTAGctatttttgtattaaaaagAGACCCCCCCCACTGGGTCAGGGAAGGAATGTACAACTATAGCacaagaatttcattgtataaAGATACTTAAAGCACTCCTTATGCACATGACAAACCTGAAGCTCTTCAGTTGTATCTGCACGATTttgtgcattgtgctgctgtcacatgatttGCGGTATCAGCAGAACTgttcaggtgttcctattaaagtggctggtgagtgAATCTGATCAAATTTGTAGGTCTAGTCAAATTATCTTTGAagtcaaaaacaaaaagtaaaaaaaaataaataaataaataaataattcacttgCATTTTATCTAAGCCATTGTAACCAGTTAATATTGGTTGATTTCAGTAAGCAGTCCTTGCTGGTCGAGTTGTGTTTGGTACCTGAGAGTGAAGGGCATGGCGTCAAAGCGTCTCTCCACCTCACTGAAGAATATTCTAGAGGTCTTCATTTTCAGGCCATACTGCTTACTGGGGTCCCGCTTGTAGATGGTGGTCCTTTGTCCCCCATCTCTGGtctaagaggaaaaaaaatgaaaatagtttaATAGAAGGTTCATAAGCATTACTCCACAAATCCACAAGCTCTGTCTTTAGAGAGGCAAAGAAATTTACTCATTTTGTGAATCCTTTTCCCCCCCTGTATGTGCTAGAGCATAATATAGTAGCCAGAATTTATTTTCGACACAATGGTGTAAGAATAAATCTTCAATGGAAAAACCCCACTGACTGATTTAGCTCAGGATCTAAATATGGCATGTGTTAAAGACATCAGCACCTAAGTGCTAAGGTCTTAACACATTTCACCTAAGGTGAAACATCATGTAATCAGTGCTTGGGTTTTGAAGAGAAGGCAGATGATATTGCAACCTAAATTTATCAGTAGCAGCATTTCCCTGTCCTTCCCTGcttaacattatttatagttATTAGTGCATTATATGATCATTCACACCAAAGACATAATTACCTTCCCTTCTCCTGTACTGATCAGTACATCTACAGCATACACCTCATGGACCTCAAACTCCACTTTCTCGTGGTCCTTCCTTTAAGGAAAAAAGCACACATtcttaataattatttcaaaatacactatattgccaaaagttttgggacacccctccaaatcattgagttctggtgttgtttttcaggggctggggcttgggcttggccccttagttccagtgaaaggaactcttaatacttcagcataccaaggcattttggacaattttatgctccaaattttgtgggaaaagtttggggatgaccccttcctgttccatgactgtacaccagtgcacaaagcaaggtccataaagacatggatgtggagtttggtgtggaggaacttgactgagtcctgatctcaacctgattgaacacctttgggatgaattagagcggagactgtgagccaggccttcttgtggaatggtcaaaaattccccataacacactcctaaaccttgtggaaagccttcccagaagagttgaagctgttatagctgtaaagagccagccaactccatattaaattcatgtgcatgtaaaggcagacgtcccaatacCTCTGGAAATATAGAGTATATTAAAAAGTGGAATTAAGTGTTGTGACATTATCAGAATTCAGCCAGAATAGGAAGGTGTGTATCTTACTTTTGCTGGTCTGTGGGGTTTTGGATGATTGTCTTCTCCCCATCAATAATGTGTTGCTTTAACTGGTGGGACAGCATAcctaccaaaaaaaaagactccATATAAACACCTCAGTCCTATAAAGCCAgatgatttaattaaatttttttaattctgttattACTATTCTATTTCAGTTCTAATTTTTATACCAAATGACTCTATAACAATCATAAAAGGCATTTCACTgtatgtcatactgtgtatgattgtgtatgtgagtaatacgattagaattttttttttactctgttgATTGGATTGAAATGGGTGTCGTGCTCAACAGGAACAAATTAGCCATGTAAACATCTGAATCTGACCATTTTCTCAACTGGATTCAACAATACCTTGCTACAATACCTAACAGACGCTCTGTGCTTGCACAGACGTTTTTAGGAATATAAGTAATGCACATATGTAGATTAATTCTTTTAATCAGATAGCTACGTCCAGGATACATATAAACAATACTTTCTGAATACGCAATACATTCTGAATTTAAGTGAGTTAATTTGTATTGATGAAAATGAACACATGTAAACTAGTGATTCTACAAACATGCTCACCTTCAATCGGATTACATTTGAAAGAATGGGCGATCTTGTTCCATGCCTCAGTCACCTGTGTGTTCTTTGGGGAGGTGGCATTGAGAGGACAGAGACAAGCAGAAAGAGCTGTATAAATACAGTGAACAGCACAGACTTGCTTCTAACCCTGTACCTTATTCATACAAGCCGTCTCTTTATTCAGTATACAGTTTCAACACTGCTTGTTGTCATTATATAAGAATGACCAGCTGGTCTAACTGGCCTCTAAAGCACTCACTTGGTTGCCAGGTTTTACAAGACGCAGTGCTGCTTCCGCACACAAGTAGGCAGCTTTGATGACATCGGCTTTCCTACCAGTCACGGGTGCTTCCTGAAACAATTTAAAGCAGGGAGAAAGAAATTTACACATGAGAACATTAATAAGAACAAAtacaataatgataaataacCAGAATTTCATACGCACCTTACTGGCCCCAACGACAAAGCTATGTGCCACATTGGAGATAAATCCATCGACATGGACTCCAAGGTCACTGTACAGAGAGGAAAcgggaggagagaaaaaaaagagaaagagataaataGACAGCATGCAAGGCCTAGGTTACCCAAACCACCAATGTTCTCTCATCTGACAACACTCCCTTTAAACCAAACAAAAAGGCTTCATCCCTTTAGAACAGTGGTATTCATACTGACTTGCAGGGGAACTGCTGCTGAGAGTGCTTTTTaagattctctctctttatttatttatttatatatatatatatatatatatatatatatatatatatatatatatatatatatatatatatatatatatatatatatatatatatatatatatatatatatatatatatatatacaatttagatatttttattactCACACCTTTATATATAATTAGGCGTGTTCACTGACACATTGACGTTATATTAAGAATCATGGAAAATTACATACTGGACACACATCCAGATATAAAAAAAGAGCATCTGCATGAGAGTTATAGTTCAGCCCTCTGTGTAATTTATGTCTCATGTTTTACATGGAAATATACCAGATATTCCACATGGTGTTTGTTTTCTCCCTAACAAAAGTCTGAATACCACTGCATTCCAATCATGATCATGAAGGATGAGCAGATTGAAATTATTCAAACACTTACAACCACAAGACATCATCTTACACACAAATCATAGACAACTGTCTTAGAGTCTATACAGATGGCAGGAAAAGGTGACAGAAACAGCAAGGGGATCAGCGAGGAGGACAAGACACTCAGAAAAGGCAAAATGATGTCATTACTGCACTGAGACAAAAACAGTGGGGAAGACTGCACACAAGACAAAACAGTGCAGGGGttggggagggggaggggggaagGCAAGGAAAGGAAGACGACTAGACACAGGCTTGCAACTTGTCAGAGGGGGAGTTGCCTACATTTTGACCAAGTCTCCGTCTTTAAGCGTGTAGTCAGGGTCGCTCTTCAAGGGAGAGAAGTGGCATACACAGTTATTGACTGACACGCTGGTGGGGAACGCAATGCCTGCAAGAAAACAACCACCAGTCCTCAACACAAGGCGTTTCGCAAAATTTTGCAATTGATGCAAATCAGTTTTTAAAAGGTTTAACAGCATCGGTGCATCCCTAATAGCCACCTGCTGAACATATCAGGGGTGGATAAATCAGTAGCCCAGGCACCCAGGACAAGCTGCCATTAATAGAACAGTTTTTACAGGCAGTTTAATTAGAGGGCACAGATAACTGCAGATAAACTTGACAGAAACAGGAACATGTAGGTATTTGGGGGAAACAAAGTCTAGCCCAAACAAGTCTACCACGATGAAACACCTTACCTTAAACATACAAAAAGAAAGTGGCCagatacaaatatattttacatgCGGTAAAGCACAGACCACCACAGATCATAACAAAACATTTACCAATAACTCATTAAGATGACTTTTTGTTTAGAGAGCAAATATGTTGACAAATTAgaaactaaataactaaataaatgaaattaaatagcAAACTAACTTGCGGTACCATATTACATTATGGTAGCGGCCACTTCATAATCAGTTCAAATCAGGCAAATCATGAAGCTGGTCAGCGTTTACTTGCCCAGTGGGCTCACAAATAAGTGTATGATTTGTCCACCCCTGTGCATAGGCATGAAATGCTAAATGAAAACATTGCCACGATCCACTTTATTATTCATGCCTGGTATCGTACACAAGTAATAAGATGTTCAGTTTCTCCCTCGTACCTTTCTTCATGTCCTTCTCCTTCTTGAAGACTTTCCCAGTCTCTGCCATGATGTAAGCATCTCCTTTCTCACACAAGCTGAGGACAGACACGCCAGGCTTGGCTGCCTCGATGACCACACGCAGGGCCTCTTTAAGAGTGTGACAAAGAGAGAAGAGTAAAGATATGAGGAGATAAGGCCAGTCATCACTGATGGACACATGACCGGTGATTATACTGAGATGCAGGGCACTGTTACAGCCATCTGCCTCAGAAGATATAAATGAGGAAGCTATGCATATTTTAAGTTGTTTGGTTTAATGCTGTCATGTTTTTGAAAGAGGCAGCTGTGGCagtctaatgatgatgagacaGAGTTCAGTTTTCGAAATGCAAAtatcctgttcacacacacacacctgccgcTTTCCACTGAAAGCTCCGTCACCTCTTTGACTCAGTGACGAGTTAGTAAGCAAGCATTTAAATGATCAGACTTTTAAATCAgcttatttaatataataaacatagcAAATCCGATTCTTTATAAACTCCGTTGTTAGAACATAATTTATTAAGCTATTAATGTTATTTTCCTATTTTATTCAGATAAACCCCGCCTCCTTCGTTGAGCTCTGTACTCACGCTCGTATCATAGCGCTCCAATCAGCAGCTAGAGGGTATGAactaccagccaatcagagcgcgGTAGGCGGGATTTATGTAAACGCgagtaaaggaataaaaacgCGTGCGTTCAAGTTAGCTAGTCATGATACATTAGCAGAGTAGCCAGTATGACCGTGCTAATTGTGCATGGCGGTAGTAGCAGGAGCAGCTAATGCTGGATAAGTAAGATCAGTAAATGAATCTTTATCATGAGTCCATCCTGGGAGGCTTCAGTACAACTCATAACCAATACATGGATCATGTTAAATGTGGATAAATTGGTGTGCTAGCTATAGGTTACTGGTGGTGAAGATCTGAGAATGCATTACAGATCAGCTCTGCTCCCAGGAAGAAAAAACGAACCAAAGTTGCcgatatatacacaatacattacactagtCATGACATCGCCATTGATCAGCCATCATTTCCGGTGAGGCTAAGCTGCGTGTTCCTGCTCGGCACATGGCTACACGCAGGCCGTCACGTTCagcttcagcagcagcagcagatcactcactcacactcaaccTCATCACCAGCCTCCTCTAAAACAACTTACGGTTAGCAATGTCACCGCCCATCTTATACTTGGTCACAACCAAGTCCTCGGCAATGGTCTGCTCTTGCTGTTCGTCGTCGGACATTTTGCAACGGATTTCGCGGCGAATCCCAATCCGATGAGTGGAGCAGCAAGATCAGCCAAAGCACCGAACCACTCACCGCCACCGCGCTTCGTTCTGTTAGCCCCGCCCAGACCACGCCCACTACACTCTTACGTCACCCAACGACACAGACCAACGTACCGCCAAAATACAGGCTGCGGAAAAATACGATTTTAATGAAGGAAAATCttcatttctattttcattcagtttatgttcatatttttatatagtatattttgatttgatatatttttggtATTCATAAAAGATGTGTAACTTAATTTTTAATAtagtataaatattataaaataagatTGAATTcacaataaacaacattaatataaaatgacTTGTAAATAAGCACAACTAATAGcaatataacatttatttcagatATGAGGTAAAAACAGATTTATTGATGTATAAAATGACATCACAACAATACATAGTGTATTATAAAAGCATCattacagaaacaaaacaaagaaatgaatTTGTTCTGGTGAGACATACAAAACAGTCAAGCTTTACGACTGGCCATTTCTAGCATACCctaaaatctttctttcttccatatTGTCGCAAATCATATATGAAACATTTCAAAACATGGAAAACATGGAAAACATCTTTGTACCTGGTTCTTTAAGTGCTTGAAGCAATGCTGTAGATACTGTTAAGTAAAATGGCTACATAATGGTAtgactatataatatataggtAGGTAcatcatgtatatatatatatatatatatatatatatatatatatatatatatatatatatatatatatatatatatatgagatgtTCTTTTGCATTTACACCATGTACAATATTAGTATAGTAAAAAGCATTCATCCCTGACTCACTGTTAATTTTGTCATGTGATGCAATGCAAGCGGCCTTGATGAATttgacttaaaaaaacaaaacaaaacaaacaaacacctgtAACAGACATACTGAATCATAAACAAAATCACAGAATATACAGAAGTAATACAAGCATTCATCACTGGAAGAGATCTGCATCCTGAGGTCCAGTGGCTGTTTAATATCAACTGAGGTTCATTATGTTTGTCTGCAGTGATCAGTGTACATGCTGTAAAAGTTCAATACCTGGTACTGCAGTTCTTTGCTAtgtttcagcaaaaaaaaaaaaaaactaattaaaaagtATAGGTATACACTACCGctgaaaagtttgggatcacttgcatatttcagcttgatttcagctacggaggaagactccatcagccaatccatcttgtgggagatgctccaggaagcatggggtgaaatctcatcagattaccttgaaaaattgacaactagaatgcccaggcttaatagcttttttttttttatgatgaagGCAAACTTTgatgaaaacattcatcatttccatcaaatttctgactctgacatgtcagcatgtcttgttcttttgctatattttctattcagactaatttcgagTGTGTTTCCTTGGGaaaaaataagatttttaagtgatcccaaactttctAGTGTATGTGATAGTAAACTCAGAGCTTTTGTCATATGCTGCTATACATGGACAATTGTCAAGTTGTTTTGTTCAAAGACATGACTAGTGCTTTACAGATTGCTACTTTTATCAAAGGTATTgctgatcatttttattttttatttattctacattttagaataatacaaaatgtatattttataattctttctttattctatATTTACTAATGTGTTTCTTTCTAATTTTACTAAGATATTCTTTTATAATTTTAATGACACTCTCCCATCTTAGGTACGCACTGCATTTGCTTTAGAAAACAATCGGCTGTGCCAGTAGTCAGGATTGTCAAAACACCGGTCTGTCCCATCCTTGCCCTTTCTCATTCCTGTGTGCACTTTAACGTATGGCCTGACTCCATGACTGTGCTGTCCCTGGGTATCCTCTTCTTCTGATTTTTCCTGTAGGTTCTGGTATTCAGCTCCAGAGTTTCCCCCTGCAACCTGAGAGTCCATTTCTTCATATTCATacatctctccttctccctccaaCAAGCCGTGAACCATAAGTGAGCGCCTCAACCTTGGTTGGCAGTTTGTATACTGATACTCTTCCTCTTCACAATCCTCTTTCCCATTAGATTTCTTGGAAGAAATATGGCTTCCTTGTCTTAGGAGGTCCACTTTGGGATTATTGTTTGGTGCTGTGACCCCTGGGCCACTATGAATGTCCATATATTCATACTGAAGATCCTGGTCCAGGTCGGCCTCTGCATACTCTGCTTCGCTGGATGGAAGGTCGGCATTACTACGACTTCTTTCATCCAAGGAGTACTGTGACAGGCCTCCACTGCTCTCTGTGCCTTCCAAGGATAACCTGTGATTGGCAGCTGGAGGTTTATGTATGCTGAAATTATGGCTTGTTAACTGACAGCAGTTTTGGCTCCGGCCttttgtgtgtctgagtgggagGTTTTGATTGTTCATGTACTCATAttcttcctcaccactgtcatgCTCCTCTAAAAGTTCATGTGAATGACCCATAGATAACCTCCCATTAGATAATGTCACACGGGAAGGCACAGAACACATCGTGTCTAAAGAGAAAAGGATGGGAGATGTTGTTaggcattattattatgactgtATACCTGTAACTGTGATTACTGAATCATCGAAATATATAAAGagatacaaaaacacaatataTCACACTAttattctcacacacctctgtctgAATTGTCGCTTAGTCCTGGCAATACATATCCATTTtggtcttcctcctcctcactaCATGGAGACGGCGTGTCAGGAATGGGTGTGTCTGGAGGGCCTGATACGCTGTCTCTCTGAGATATATATGCACTGTCTTCCCGACGTTGCACACCTCTTAGGCTGCTAGACAACAGTATATCTTCATTCATCTCTAGTTCTACCAGGGTGCCATGTCCTTCAGAACCCTCAGAAATAGTGCGGGCAGAGTTGAGGCGTGAGCGTGGCGGCCACACAGTctacagcaaaacaaaaaacattgtctCTCATTGACACTCACATAAGCATCCAAAGAAGGCATTTGTTTCATTCATAGCAGACACTATTCCACAATGAGACATACCTGCATAGAGCCCTCTACATTTGGGGTCATTGGCAGGTAACCAGCTAAGGTGAGACTGGCCtgcataaaacaaaaatatggtaatattattaaataataaaggaCAGAAGCAAATTTAGATCACAGTAACTTGCATGTACTGAAACCTCACTCAGGTCAGAGTAAGTCACTTCAATCTTCCAACTTGCTGGCTGTTTAATTtagcttttttatatttagcaaATGGGTTTCTCACCCTGTTAGTATCCACACGCAATCTAGAGAGGCTTCTTGATGGTGTGAGGTatacaggaggtgtggccaTGCCGTCTTCCAGTGCCTCATCCTCTTGGTCCTCCAGCCCCACACCAAGAATGTCCACTTGAGTACCACGATGGTGTGCCTCATCAGAGGCAGGGTCAGGAGCAGTGCACTCTCCCTATCGAATTAGAATTGAAAATGTAGTAAGCTTGCTATAATTACTATAGTTGCATATGTGTACACATTAAAATGAATGATCTCATGCTCTAGGCATTTAAAAGTGTTATGTTAGACTACTCTGATGCCTTACTTTGATGACAAGGTACCGGGGTGGGTCTCGAGCCATTCGGCTGAACTCACTGGCTAACTCTTTGAAACTTGGTCGAACATTCTCGTCAATCATCCAACCTGCCAGGAGAAGCAAACAGGTTTTACAGTGATGTTTCATTCTAAATCAACATTAGCGTGAGAAACTAAAGCTCTAGACAAAAACATTTTGTAATTAATGGTAATATCCCTGTCTGATctataaatactaaataaaaacaattttatggtgttcagaaaacacttgtgtagaggtgtggcaAGATGTTATGCATTAAGACAATTACAACAGCTGTGTTAATAGTTTATCACTACCACTAAAAATAAGGCATTTTAAGCATCCTCACACTATTTCCTTTGGTTTCTCATTCATAACTTACAGGTAAACCCATCAATACAGTAGTTAAAGGATAAAGCAGTTTAAaatttaataacattaataaaagaTAATACAGTTTCAAGTACTATTCtgttacattttcatttaattcactGGAGCTGCTTTTTATTAAAGTCACTGCAACTGTGTTTACAGTTTTATATACTATACAGTTGTATATACTATATGCTCCATTTCAACACAAGCCCTCCTGAAACTGTGGACACACAATTCAGTTAAAACAATTTGGCATTATCTTGAATGTCATATTGGCATTATGTTAAAAAGAGTTTTTAAGGTGTCCAtccattaaaaatatatttattgtgaCTCTATGTAGCAATGTTGTTACATCTAAAATATAACTTCATGTACTCCTGTCTCTTATAATCCCAAGTATGAAGAGATTGAGGGGACTTACATTTGACCATAACCATATAGACCTCAATTGTGCAGATCTGGGGTTGAGACAGACGCTCGCCCTTCTGCAGCAAATCTGGAACTTCCTGTGGTTTCATTGCAGCATAAGGCTCTGCCCCATATGACATCATCTCCCAGACAGTTACACCTACACAGGGGGGAAGATGCCAATAAATGGTGCATtaaacacacatcagacttGCTTTCTGAATGTCTctcttgaacacacacacacacacatttacactcaccATAGCTCCACACATCACTCTGATGCGTATATCTGCGGAATAAAATACTCTCAAGGGCCATCCACTTGATTGGTGTCTGGTTCACCTTCATTTCATAGAAACATTTCTTGGTGTCTGGATAAAACAGGTCTGCAATGCCATAGTCGGCAATTTGCACCACAAAGTCACTCTTGAGAAGGATGTTCCGGGCAGCTAGGTTCCTATGGACGATCTTCTGCTCTTCAAGATAATACATTCCCTGAGACAGAGAAGAAGCAGATGAGAAACAGCCCCTTATAACAGCTCCTGGCAATAATGCTGGCTGTATTTTAAATCAcatgtaatatatttatttagttggacctaaaataaataatagtaaaaacaataaaataatagaaatgaaaaacacgttatttaagaaataaatcagTAGATTACTGATTAGCACGTGTTCTGGCACAAAAGAGTGTTCAGTACATAGAAATTTTTCTGGATTCTCTG
This genomic window contains:
- the pa2g4a gene encoding proliferation-associated protein 2G4a, which encodes MSDDEQQEQTIAEDLVVTKYKMGGDIANQALRVVIEAAKPGVSVLSLCEKGDAYIMAETGKVFKKEKDMKKGIAFPTSVSVNNCVCHFSPLKSDPDYTLKDGDLVKIDLGVHVDGFISNVAHSFVVGASKEAPVTGRKADVIKAAYLCAEAALRLVKPGNQNTQVTEAWNKIAHSFKCNPIEGMLSHQLKQHIIDGEKTIIQNPTDQQKKDHEKVEFEVHEVYAVDVLISTGEGKTRDGGQRTTIYKRDPSKQYGLKMKTSRIFFSEVERRFDAMPFTLRAFEDEGKARLGVVECAKHELLQPFSVLSEKEGEFVAQFKFTVLLMANGPLRITSGPFEPELYKSEYDVQDPELKSLIQSSASRKAQKKKKKKASKNAENATGQQAENEVAAE